The Rhododendron vialii isolate Sample 1 chromosome 3a, ASM3025357v1 nucleotide sequence tgaGACATTGTTGATTTCTACACTATCAAAACTAGAGGTCTCTATTCTCCGTTGTTATGTAGTACGTGCCATACTATCAGGAAGGAAGGACAAAGTTATAGAGTTTTTGGGGATGCATGGCAATGACTTGTTGCAAAGAGACCAGGATTGGACTTACTGGTTTGGTAggatttttttcttccttctcctGTTCATGATGCTCTCTTGAACTTTTTATCTTTAGTTTAATGATGTTATATTTCATGCAGCCATCCCATACATTAAGAACCCCAGCTCGGATCCACAGTTTCGCATATTTTTTTCACAGGAGTGGTTTAACGCCTTGCATCTGTCAGTTAGGAACTTCTTAAGCGAGATGTTTAATGATACCCATATCCTTGAGCAAAAATTCTCAGATATTCGTCCATGCTTGTTCTGAGCTTAATTAACTGTATTCCATCATTACTCTCCCTACTTTTTTTCTCCCTCTGTTCTTAATTGTTGTTCCATTATTCCATGTTGGGATGTTTCAAAATGTTAGTCCTTTTTGAGAAGTCCAAGTTTATTCCTTGTAAGTGTCTATGAGTGTTCCAAAGTAGTTAGAATTTAGGGGTAGTGATGGAGATGATGTCTTTAGATTTGAATTTAAGTTCTATCTTTGCCTGTGAAGTTGGAGCTCTCAAAAGGGACCAACATTaaggaacagagggagtaaatGCTACTGCAAAGTTATAAATGGAACTATATTATCTTATTGCCAGTGTTAATGTAGTTAAGTAGGGAAACTAATATGGCCATGCCTTTGCAGTCACTTTCACCTCATACTTTGACGGCATTTGGTTTTCTTAGTCGCTATATTGTCACATTACATGCTGTTTGCATAGGACTTTTCCTTAGCTGATCTACGCATCCCTGCGATATTGAAGATCTGTTCTGAAAAGATTACTGTCAACCGTCTTAAAAAGGACATTAGGCAACTTAATCTTAGGTTGTCCGAACTTCAGGCTTTATTGGAGAAAAAGGAAGCTCAGTTATGCAGATCAAGGAGGTAAGGGACTTCTGCATCGATGTAGTTAGATATTTTTCAGACTCTGGCggtttgccttttttttttttttcctttgatcaAAACTCTGGTTTGGTTACCGTATTGTTTTGAGTCCAGTTATGCTTCATCACCCCTGGAAGCAAGTGTGGGTCAGAAAACCAGCCCAACCAACTCTGTAACCTGGACTCCATTGAATGGTGGCCATGAAGCGGATATTATTCCACCCAGGGTTTCTCATGAGACGTGTGCGCCTTTGAGTACACCTGTAAGTGAACAAGAATCACCTAGGAATTGGGTCGTTACTGGACCTGCTGAGGGTGCTCCAAAATTGGCCTCATCTAAGGTTACTcaaagctcaagctcaaaaatggTGTTCAGAGGGAGTGGGAGGATAAATGATCCTCTGGAAATGATCAAGGATGGCTTTAATATTGGTAAGCAATGGTTGCGATTAGTTTCTCTTTTGTCCATGATTAAATAAGACAATGGCTTTTGCTCATTAATGCCACTAGGAGATGGAGACTTATCCATACACAACACAGCACAGGCATGGAAACTCATTAATAGGAAGGGTtatatttgtttcatttcttttcagaagactggattaacttcacatttaaaattattaaaaagttGTCTCTGCTTTGGAGGTTACAATTCCATTCCACTGGATACCCAAAATAATTCCTACTAGCTATGTGAGTTTCCATGGTTTTCatgactttttgttttcctaactTATTGGAATGTCTCAAGTGGTTGCTTGACTTTTGCATTTCCTACACCTCGATTATGGACAAGGCTTCTCCAGCAGGTCTTTAAACACTATGAGGACCTTTCCTATTGTCACACTGAGGTTAAAGCATGATGCAGTGCTTTATTCATAATAAATGTTGAAGTAACTTGAATTTATCTTGTGGCAGAGACTAGCACAGAAATgcaggaagaagaagaatttccAGAAGTGGAAGTAGAATTTCAGGTAAAAAATTCGTAAAAACCATTGCTGACTTTTGGTCTTTCTTCGCAAATTTCAATGCCCCTATTTGGCTATATCTGTCCTCCTTACTTGCTGCATTGTCTTGTCTTTTATGTCTGTGTGGAAAAACTTGATGCAGGAGACATTCTTGGGCCACACAAGTCCTATCAGTCGATGCCGATTTTCTGCGTCTGGGAACAATATTGCCAGTGCTTCTGTGGATGGCACAGTCAGGTATTTATCATGATTTCCTGTATCATGCTGAGGTTACCTATACAAAGGGGTTAACTTACGGGGCAGACAAACTGGTttgatttatttagttttaatgAATGATGACGTCGCTATTTATTTGTTCCTTGGAtgtgttctttctttatttGCCTGGACTCGACACATTCTAGGTGCTATCCTGGAAGCATATTGGCCATGTTATCAAATGAATTTCATGATTTCAACCCTCTTATGAGAaagctttgtttttttggtcctccacttatgcttatttttcttgttgtggTTCGATTTATTtccactttgtttttgtttttgcttttgcttttcttGGTTTGTGAGGGTGTGAAGTTATATGCGGTTCATTTACCATGATATCCAACCCTAGAGGTGGTGCCTTTTGGACCATCTGTGTAGCTTATCATTTTCAGTTTAGAGATTGTTGCAATTGCATGATTTCTTCTCTTTATGTTGATGGAAGGATATGGACATATGACTCAGCAACTCCAGCATCAAGAAATGCAACCATATACTGTGGGGCAGAGATCATGTCGCTTGAATGGGATTGTAAATCAGATCGCTTGGTACGTAATTAAGCATCATATGAACATCGTATAGTCTTTTTTCTGTTGGAATATGATGTTGATCATTGAATAGTGGAATTGATACTTGTAACTTCACTCTTTGTTTTGAGAAAAGCTTCTGATTGGCACTGCTGATGGTGGCATTAAAGCATGGAATGTTGATGCCAAGAGAGTTGTTTGTGATCTCAACACAATTGAAGC carries:
- the LOC131319705 gene encoding uncharacterized protein LOC131319705 isoform X1, coding for MENMQYAEELVKEFLVFRGFTSTLQAFGKELGTDIGKGFQVDKILELIFSVYIPQFRAEELIEVLSFFKQCFSSSSETLLISTLSKLEVSILRCYVVRAILSGRKDKVIEFLGMHGNDLLQRDQDWTYWFAIPYIKNPSSDPQFRIFFSQEWFNALHLSVRNFLSEMFNDTRIPAILKICSEKITVNRLKKDIRQLNLRLSELQALLEKKEAQLCRSRSYASSPLEASVGQKTSPTNSVTWTPLNGGHEADIIPPRVSHETCAPLSTPVSEQESPRNWVVTGPAEGAPKLASSKVTQSSSSKMVFRGSGRINDPLEMIKDGFNIETSTEMQEEEEFPEVEVEFQETFLGHTSPISRCRFSASGNNIASASVDGTVRIWTYDSATPASRNATIYCGAEIMSLEWDCKSDRLLLIGTADGGIKAWNVDAKRVVCDLNTIEAFPSVLDLKCSPVEPIFVSAASSRGHGTSYMDKLGFANLTVWNMKTWKAMTVLPLGEDPPAITSLCFNHNGKILAAAATDGMIHMFDMSAGLPITGWPAHDSAISSILFGPDETSIFSLGIDGKIFEWSLQNQGKVLWSRNCSRFCNHENSGHCRHEMALDADGRRLLVTSGSVRAPIYQVRGHMNGVKTLLHSAAITTVDWHPTLPLFLTGSADHSVRVTSIS
- the LOC131319705 gene encoding uncharacterized protein LOC131319705 isoform X2 — its product is MENMQYAEELVKEFLVFRGFTSTLQAFGKELGTDIGKGFQVDKILELIFSVYIPQFRAEELIEVLSFFKQCFSSSSETLLISTLSKLEVSILRCYVVRAILSGRKDKVIEFLGMHGNDLLQRDQDWTYWFAIPYIKNPSSDPQFRIFFSQEWFNALHLSVRNFLSEMFNDTRIPAILKICSEKITVNRLKKDIRQLNLRLSELQALLEKKEAQLCRSRSYASSPLEASVGQKTSPTNSVTWTPLNGGHEADIIPPRVSHETCAPLSTPVSEQESPRNWVVTGPAEGAPKLASSKVTQSSSSKMVFRGSGRINDPLEMIKDGFNIETSTEMQEEEEFPEVEVEFQETFLGHTSPISRCRFSASGNNIASASVDGTVRIWTYDSATPASRNATIYCGAEIMSLEWDCKSDRLLLIGTADGGIKAWNVDAKRVVCDLNTIEAFPSVLDLKCSPVEPIFVSAASSRGHGTSYMDKLGFANLTVWNMKTWKAMTVLPLGEDPPAITSLCFNHNGKILAAAATDGMIHMFGDGRKGE